The Paraburkholderia sp. SOS3 genome includes a region encoding these proteins:
- the tssJ gene encoding type VI secretion system lipoprotein TssJ: MMRALRTGAVTLATTFTVAACGVGQAVTDSTVGAAKWAFTTQIKTMNLDLVSRSSLNRNGAGQSLSTVVRIYQLRTPQAFEQLDYMQLQTNDLEALRPDLLATRDVVLRPDASASVTEPMNSGTEYVGVVAFFRDAGKDSTWKLVIPKKQWKQTDPVKIEVRANALQLAGAKNEAVKRHAPQQSVPNPPRQKPAAVTEYGTRPG, encoded by the coding sequence ATGATGCGGGCACTTCGAACCGGCGCAGTGACGTTGGCCACCACCTTCACCGTCGCAGCATGCGGAGTCGGACAGGCGGTGACGGATAGCACGGTGGGCGCGGCGAAATGGGCGTTCACCACGCAGATCAAGACAATGAACCTGGATCTCGTCAGCCGGTCGTCATTGAACCGGAACGGCGCTGGGCAATCGTTGTCGACCGTGGTGCGGATCTATCAGCTGAGGACGCCGCAGGCGTTCGAGCAGCTTGACTACATGCAACTGCAGACGAACGATCTCGAGGCGCTAAGGCCCGATCTGCTGGCGACGAGAGATGTGGTGCTACGGCCCGATGCGAGCGCAAGCGTCACCGAACCGATGAATAGCGGCACGGAGTATGTCGGCGTCGTCGCGTTTTTCCGCGATGCGGGCAAGGATTCGACCTGGAAGCTCGTAATACCGAAGAAGCAGTGGAAGCAGACCGACCCGGTGAAGATCGAGGTGCGCGCCAACGCCCTGCAACTGGCGGGCGCAAAAAACGAAGCGGTCAAGCGGCACGCGCCGCAGCAGAGCGTCCCGAATCCACCGAGGCAAAAGCCAGCCGCGGTGACGGAATACGGAACACGACCCGGGTGA
- the tssG gene encoding type VI secretion system baseplate subunit TssG — MNFFRFCELIELAAPDRPPIGSTDSPASEPVRFRSRARLGFPNREIDAVEYDLDNRAMPPAVRTTFLGLYGVDARMPSYFVDEVAQNREGAEPMSAFLDLFHHRVVTQYYRVWRKYRYPAGFRRGGTDDVSRYLLSFAGLGIGRPATREAVGTRKLLSMLGLAGQKTRTAEGLAGVLQHAVPDARIAVEEFHPVWIDVEDGEPAALGEHCLLGRGFYDQGNSVRVVITPQTPESVLGLMPGHGNHREVMALLRFYLGYEAQAQLEMHVRPELMPAQVLNSDQVSLGYTTQLPQPLAPGRANTVTRVQLGVWTGDSDRQAGQHRSGH; from the coding sequence ATGAATTTCTTCCGTTTCTGCGAACTGATCGAACTCGCGGCGCCCGATCGTCCGCCGATCGGCAGTACCGATTCACCCGCGAGCGAGCCGGTGCGCTTTCGCTCGCGTGCACGCCTCGGTTTTCCGAACCGCGAGATCGATGCGGTCGAATACGACCTGGACAACCGGGCGATGCCTCCCGCGGTGCGCACGACGTTTCTTGGACTGTACGGCGTCGATGCCCGCATGCCGTCGTATTTCGTCGACGAGGTAGCGCAGAATCGCGAGGGTGCCGAACCGATGTCGGCTTTCCTCGATCTGTTCCATCACCGCGTCGTCACGCAGTACTACCGTGTCTGGCGCAAGTACCGCTACCCGGCGGGATTTCGCCGCGGGGGAACGGACGATGTCTCGCGTTACCTGCTGAGCTTCGCGGGGCTGGGCATTGGCCGCCCGGCAACCCGGGAGGCAGTCGGCACCCGAAAACTGTTGTCGATGCTGGGGCTTGCCGGCCAGAAGACGCGCACGGCCGAAGGGCTCGCAGGGGTACTGCAACACGCGGTGCCGGATGCGCGGATCGCCGTCGAGGAATTCCACCCGGTATGGATCGACGTCGAAGACGGCGAGCCTGCGGCTCTCGGCGAGCACTGCCTGCTCGGACGTGGCTTTTACGATCAAGGCAATTCGGTTCGAGTCGTCATTACTCCGCAGACGCCCGAATCGGTGCTTGGACTGATGCCGGGGCACGGCAATCACCGCGAAGTCATGGCGCTGCTGCGGTTCTATCTCGGCTACGAGGCGCAGGCGCAGCTGGAGATGCACGTGCGCCCGGAACTGATGCCTGCGCAGGTACTGAACTCCGATCAGGTCAGCCTCGGCTACACAACGCAGCTGCCGCAGCCGCTCGCACCGGGTCGAGCGAACACGGTGACGCGAGTCCAACTGGGCGTCTGGACAGGGGACAGCGACCGGCAAGCGGGTCAGCACCGCTCAGGGCACTGA
- the tssF gene encoding type VI secretion system baseplate subunit TssF: MSSPTKDHEILRYYDAEMRYLREAGKEFAQAFPDRARMLNIDRIGERDPHVERLFEGFAFLMGRLRHKLDDELPELTEGLVSMLWPHYLRMIPSLSILELQPVAGALQRHETLAPGLEVISDPVGDEGIECDYRTTQAVDLYPLRLSEADAYAREDGRSVIRVRLELQPQARREQLEVPRLRLYLHADRPVALTLYAALTADPLAVQVRVPGHPEDRPGAPQAMRGLHIEPAGFAADERLWPKADNAFGGYQLLLEYFTFPEKFMFVDLVGLDMRAIPHGAEYFDVEIVLAKPYPDDMRFSAGNLRLFCTPIINLFALEADPITATQFETEYRVHAHEQRGKHVEVYAVDTVQGFESGSGQRFEYAPFASFRHRGGMLRHEMPERYFHTRMRRGPSGRFDTWLVLGGHAWEQQNALPKETLSLSVTGTNGMLPRKALREAGITRMRGGFTNIGSVRNLTAPTLPVYPPTGDRFQWRVLSHLAPNYLSLLNAEVLRGSLALYDWTDGELNKRRIDAITDVQHRLLQKLVKGGLQRGVEIEVTLDSGQFAGDGDMELFGGMLNRFLGLYATLNLYTKLVIVSQPAGRRIEWPDTKGEGAPF; this comes from the coding sequence ATGAGCAGCCCGACGAAAGACCACGAGATCCTGCGCTACTACGATGCGGAGATGCGCTACCTGCGTGAAGCGGGCAAAGAGTTCGCGCAAGCGTTTCCGGATCGCGCCCGCATGCTCAATATCGACCGTATCGGCGAGCGCGATCCGCATGTCGAGCGACTGTTCGAAGGGTTCGCGTTCCTCATGGGGAGGCTTCGCCACAAACTGGACGATGAGCTGCCCGAGCTGACCGAGGGACTGGTCAGCATGCTTTGGCCGCATTATCTGCGCATGATTCCGTCGCTCTCGATTCTGGAATTGCAGCCGGTGGCCGGTGCGCTGCAGCGGCATGAAACGCTCGCGCCGGGACTCGAGGTGATCTCGGACCCGGTCGGAGACGAGGGCATCGAATGCGACTACCGGACGACCCAGGCAGTCGACCTTTATCCGCTGCGCCTGAGCGAAGCGGACGCGTACGCGCGCGAGGACGGGCGCTCGGTGATCCGTGTGCGGCTCGAACTGCAGCCGCAAGCGCGGCGCGAACAGCTCGAGGTGCCGCGCTTGCGGCTGTATCTGCATGCCGACCGGCCGGTGGCGCTGACCCTGTACGCTGCGCTCACGGCCGATCCGCTGGCCGTGCAGGTGCGTGTTCCGGGCCATCCGGAGGACCGCCCCGGCGCGCCTCAGGCGATGCGGGGCCTGCATATCGAACCGGCCGGATTTGCCGCCGACGAGCGTCTGTGGCCGAAGGCCGACAACGCGTTCGGTGGTTACCAGTTGCTGCTCGAGTATTTCACCTTTCCAGAGAAATTCATGTTTGTGGACCTGGTCGGTCTCGACATGCGCGCAATTCCTCATGGCGCTGAATATTTCGACGTCGAAATCGTGCTTGCGAAGCCGTATCCGGACGACATGCGTTTTTCCGCCGGCAACCTGCGCCTGTTCTGCACGCCGATCATCAACCTGTTTGCGCTGGAGGCGGACCCGATTACCGCTACTCAGTTCGAGACCGAATATCGCGTGCATGCGCACGAGCAGCGCGGCAAGCATGTCGAGGTGTACGCAGTCGACACCGTGCAGGGCTTCGAGTCTGGATCGGGCCAGCGTTTCGAATACGCGCCGTTCGCGTCGTTCCGTCATCGCGGCGGCATGCTGCGTCACGAAATGCCGGAGCGGTATTTCCATACGCGCATGCGGCGCGGCCCGTCCGGCCGGTTTGACACCTGGCTTGTCCTTGGCGGCCATGCATGGGAACAGCAGAACGCGCTGCCAAAGGAAACGCTGTCGCTCTCCGTCACCGGCACCAATGGCATGCTGCCGCGCAAGGCGCTGCGCGAAGCCGGTATCACGCGCATGCGCGGCGGCTTCACGAATATCGGCTCGGTGCGGAATCTGACCGCGCCGACGCTTCCTGTCTACCCGCCGACCGGCGACCGCTTCCAGTGGCGCGTGCTGTCGCACCTGGCGCCGAACTATCTGTCACTGCTCAATGCGGAAGTTCTGCGCGGGAGTCTGGCGCTGTACGACTGGACCGACGGTGAACTGAACAAACGCCGGATCGATGCGATCACCGACGTCCAGCACCGGCTGCTGCAGAAGCTCGTGAAAGGCGGGCTGCAGCGCGGTGTCGAGATCGAGGTGACGCTCGACAGCGGCCAGTTCGCGGGCGATGGCGATATGGAGCTGTTCGGCGGCATGCTGAACCGCTTCCTCGGGCTGTATGCGACGCTGAACCTCTACACGAAGCTCGTGATCGTGTCGCAACCGGCCGGGCGGCGCATCGAGTGGCCCGACACGAAAGGCGAAGGAGCGCCGTTTTGA
- a CDS encoding ImcF-related family protein, with product MKKYVLGRWLMLTAVATILAAFVFLTVESQDLYAWLDRNRLPLIAVGAVVLGLLAYALPRRAQLELRMRRDSKGQGIEPPEAVDNAAQAAKTHAAQAIDHARDLRFELRQSRRLGWAYDRPWLLLTGDDAVIGRLLPELAERRWLVTGDAVLLWSRAGPDGRPDEHWLKQIYKLRRRRPVDAVVLTLDGTAALPAQRRGAGACNLNLASIAGALHWAAPVYMLDAAQTDRVANGTTAVVGCEFPRRADADSIEAALLTLRHQLADRSVAQLGRNGRNRYAAQLSERLDTRSTPLAGWIAAMGDRQRHRTIDGVFFAPYPAAASRADDGTTSADLPLWQHIGKAARSGPGRRTGSHPERVFAIVALSVIGLWSTGMLISGLSNARELQVTKRAIQALDTATDPAVQLRALLELQHRIDLHEGRTEHHAPLLTRFGLNHDAEMLSALWTPYARASRRALVTPVQQNIEAELVDLGQMQATQIDDQTNRLALEGHKALKTYLMMAQPKRADAGFMMPLLMRYWSTNANLPAGEKLDLSGRLLDFYARHLPVHDDWRIQPREEMVNASRQTLLAVIGVRNSEDTIYQGILDSVGNRYPVQTLSSLTAGTDTRGLFRSAATVPGPFTRQAYEGTIAAAIDDAATRSEVAADWVLDTGQGGRQRSAQSARSPQSADALKQELTSRYFADYADHWQGFMNTLQWEPAPTLPTAIEQLKLMADARQSPVIALMKSLEYQGGAGALKESLSDALVTKAQNMFVGKVEGPQTAKPDSAGPLGASFGPVMRLVAQGNGNGEAGAGTNSDLSLQRFMERVTTLRLRLQRISDSADADAQAKQIAQSLFQGKGSELADTQAYAQLIAAGLGAQWAGMGDALFVQPVVQATQTVVQPAQASLNDAWRQAIAATWNRSFAGRYPFANTDNDASLPELARFLRPQGGLIAAFLSTQLAGVLELQGDRWVPVSTGAKLAVDPAFLKALNTLQRIAGHLLAQGEPQYRFEFKPVPTPGVTDTLLTLDGQKLHYFNQQETWRAMTWPSNDPQSLGTRLQWQTEKAGTNKSFEFSGRWGLVRMLERARVEALDDATYQLTWQAAPDTPAVKLAQAASASATGESGVARRADGSGGGGEDEAEADAEDADSLASHAALTPASTDLAYPLSYMMRTDVGKGPLELLALRGFVLPARIFIVKRPGVVQGTKKTAQMDGPPPLPKAMLDAARHAETPLPGGQRPL from the coding sequence TTGAAGAAATATGTTCTGGGGCGGTGGCTGATGCTCACTGCCGTGGCGACCATCCTCGCTGCTTTCGTGTTTCTGACCGTGGAGTCGCAGGATCTGTACGCGTGGCTCGACCGCAATCGGCTGCCGCTCATCGCTGTTGGCGCAGTCGTGCTGGGGCTGCTTGCGTATGCGTTGCCCAGGCGCGCGCAACTCGAGCTTCGCATGCGGCGGGATTCAAAGGGGCAAGGGATTGAGCCGCCTGAAGCTGTCGATAACGCTGCTCAGGCAGCGAAAACGCATGCGGCCCAGGCAATCGACCATGCGCGCGATTTGCGCTTCGAGCTACGGCAATCCCGTCGATTGGGCTGGGCGTACGATCGTCCGTGGCTGCTTCTCACCGGCGATGACGCTGTGATTGGCCGATTGTTGCCCGAGCTGGCCGAACGACGCTGGCTCGTCACCGGCGACGCCGTGCTGCTATGGAGCAGAGCCGGTCCGGATGGCCGGCCCGACGAACACTGGCTGAAGCAAATCTATAAACTGCGCCGCCGCCGACCGGTCGATGCCGTCGTGCTGACGCTCGACGGCACTGCGGCGCTGCCCGCGCAACGTCGTGGTGCCGGTGCGTGCAACCTCAATCTTGCGAGTATCGCCGGCGCACTGCATTGGGCCGCGCCAGTCTACATGCTTGACGCGGCGCAGACCGACCGGGTCGCAAACGGCACGACTGCGGTGGTCGGCTGCGAGTTTCCGCGCAGGGCGGATGCCGACTCGATCGAAGCCGCGCTGCTGACGTTGCGTCACCAGCTCGCCGATCGCAGCGTCGCGCAACTGGGTCGCAATGGCCGCAACCGCTATGCGGCGCAATTGTCGGAGCGCCTCGATACGCGCAGTACGCCCTTGGCCGGATGGATCGCCGCAATGGGCGACCGGCAACGTCATCGAACTATCGACGGCGTCTTCTTTGCCCCGTATCCCGCGGCCGCGAGCCGCGCTGACGACGGCACGACCAGCGCCGATTTGCCGCTCTGGCAGCACATCGGCAAGGCCGCACGATCAGGGCCGGGCCGACGGACCGGCTCGCATCCGGAGCGTGTGTTCGCGATCGTGGCCCTGTCCGTCATCGGCTTGTGGAGTACCGGCATGCTGATCTCCGGGTTGTCGAATGCGCGCGAACTGCAGGTCACGAAGCGGGCCATTCAGGCACTGGATACGGCCACCGATCCGGCCGTGCAATTGCGCGCGCTGCTTGAGCTTCAGCATCGAATCGATCTGCACGAAGGCCGAACGGAGCACCACGCGCCACTGCTGACCCGCTTCGGACTGAACCACGACGCCGAAATGCTCTCCGCGCTCTGGACACCTTACGCGCGGGCGAGTCGACGCGCACTCGTCACGCCGGTCCAGCAAAACATCGAGGCCGAACTGGTGGATCTCGGACAGATGCAGGCCACGCAGATCGACGACCAGACCAACCGGCTCGCACTCGAAGGGCACAAGGCGCTCAAGACTTATCTGATGATGGCGCAGCCAAAACGCGCGGACGCCGGGTTCATGATGCCGCTGCTCATGCGTTACTGGAGCACGAATGCGAATCTGCCTGCTGGCGAAAAACTCGACCTGTCCGGGCGTCTGCTCGATTTTTATGCCCGGCATCTGCCGGTGCACGACGACTGGCGCATCCAGCCGCGCGAGGAAATGGTCAACGCCTCGCGGCAGACACTGCTCGCCGTGATCGGCGTCAGGAACTCCGAAGACACGATCTATCAGGGCATCCTCGATTCGGTCGGCAACAGATATCCTGTCCAGACTCTGTCGTCGCTGACCGCGGGCACCGACACCCGCGGGCTTTTTCGTTCAGCGGCGACGGTCCCAGGCCCCTTCACGCGGCAGGCCTACGAGGGCACCATCGCGGCGGCAATCGACGATGCCGCAACGCGCAGCGAAGTGGCGGCCGATTGGGTGCTCGACACCGGCCAGGGTGGCCGGCAGCGATCGGCACAATCGGCACGATCGCCACAGTCGGCAGACGCTCTGAAGCAGGAGCTGACCAGCCGGTATTTTGCCGACTACGCGGACCACTGGCAGGGTTTCATGAACACCCTGCAGTGGGAACCCGCGCCGACGCTTCCAACCGCGATCGAACAACTGAAGCTGATGGCCGACGCACGGCAGTCCCCCGTGATCGCGCTGATGAAATCGCTCGAATACCAGGGCGGCGCCGGAGCGTTGAAGGAGTCCTTGTCCGACGCGCTGGTAACGAAAGCGCAGAACATGTTCGTCGGCAAGGTCGAGGGGCCCCAAACGGCCAAACCCGATTCTGCCGGTCCGCTTGGCGCATCGTTCGGTCCCGTCATGCGGCTCGTTGCCCAGGGCAATGGCAACGGCGAGGCCGGCGCGGGGACGAACAGCGATTTGAGCCTGCAACGCTTCATGGAGCGTGTGACCACCCTGCGCCTGAGGCTGCAGCGGATCAGCGACAGCGCCGATGCCGATGCTCAGGCGAAGCAGATCGCGCAGTCGCTGTTTCAGGGCAAAGGCTCGGAGCTGGCCGACACGCAGGCCTACGCGCAACTGATCGCCGCCGGCCTCGGCGCGCAATGGGCGGGTATGGGAGACGCACTTTTCGTGCAGCCTGTCGTGCAGGCCACGCAGACCGTTGTGCAGCCGGCGCAGGCAAGCCTGAACGACGCATGGCGACAAGCCATCGCGGCAACATGGAACCGGTCGTTCGCCGGGCGCTATCCGTTTGCCAATACTGACAACGATGCCTCGCTGCCCGAACTCGCGCGCTTTCTGCGGCCGCAGGGCGGGTTGATCGCGGCGTTCCTGAGCACCCAGCTCGCGGGAGTGCTCGAACTGCAGGGCGATCGGTGGGTACCGGTGTCGACGGGTGCGAAGTTGGCCGTCGATCCGGCCTTCCTCAAGGCGTTGAATACGCTCCAGCGCATCGCCGGGCATCTGCTCGCGCAGGGCGAGCCGCAATACAGGTTCGAGTTCAAACCGGTGCCCACGCCTGGCGTAACGGATACGTTGCTGACGCTCGATGGCCAGAAGCTGCATTACTTCAACCAGCAGGAGACATGGCGCGCGATGACGTGGCCATCGAATGACCCGCAAAGCCTTGGCACCCGGTTGCAATGGCAGACGGAGAAAGCCGGCACGAACAAGAGCTTCGAGTTCAGTGGTCGCTGGGGGCTCGTACGGATGCTGGAGCGGGCTCGGGTCGAGGCGCTCGACGACGCGACGTACCAGTTGACCTGGCAGGCCGCGCCGGATACTCCGGCCGTGAAGCTTGCGCAGGCGGCGAGTGCCTCGGCAACGGGCGAGTCGGGTGTCGCGCGCCGGGCGGACGGCAGCGGCGGCGGCGGCGAAGACGAAGCCGAAGCCGACGCCGAAGACGCAGATAGCCTGGCCAGTCACGCAGCGCTGACACCGGCCTCGACCGACCTTGCGTATCCGTTGAGCTACATGATGCGCACCGATGTGGGCAAGGGTCCGCTGGAACTGCTTGCGCTCAGGGGCTTTGTGCTGCCAGCGCGAATTTTCATCGTGAAACGGCCGGGCGTCGTGCAGGGCACGAAAAAGACCGCGCAAATGGATGGGCCTCCGCCTCTTCCGAAGGCAATGCTCGATGCGGCGAGGCACGCCGAAACACCGCTGCCAGGAGGGCAGAGACCGCTATGA